GATCAAGTAAACCAAGAGCCATTGCAAAACCATAAATTGTCGCCGCTGGGGTTGGAGGACAACCAGGAATATACACATCAATTGGCACAATTTGATCGCTACCGCCCCACACACAGTACAAGTCATGGAAAATACCGCCACCACAACCGCACGCCCCATAAGAAATACAGATTTTTGGATCGGGTGCAGCTTGATAAGCACGCATTGCAGGTGTACGCATTGCACGAGTTACCGCGCCGGTAAATAATAAAATATCCGCATGGCGAGGTGATGCAACAACCTTAATCCCAAAACGTTCAGCGTCAAAGGTTGGTGTAATGGTACTAAAAATTTCAATTTCACAACCATTACAACCGCCACAGTCAACACGATAAACATAAGCGGAACGTTGAATATTTTTCAACAAAGTTTGTTTCATTTTCGCAATGTTTTCATCCACACTAAATGGCGTTGAAATACCATTCACGGGCATTGGGATTTGTGTGTTCATCTTGCAATCTCCCTAACGTGATCAAATAACGCCAATTTCACGCGCATATTGGATTCCATATCGGCGGTTTTTTCCAAACTGTTTTGGCGTTTACAGGTTGGGCAAGTGTTGAGCACCGCTAATTTATGTTTTACCAGCTCATCGTTATCCAATGTTTGTTTGAATAAATCCACGGCATAATTGAGTTCTTTATGAGAAACAAAAGGTTGACCACATTGATGACAAATCGTTGTAGTGAAGGTTGTTTCTTGATAAAGATCCTGTTTATTGCTGACTGATAATTCAAAATCTTGGCTTAAACGAATCGCTTTTGTCGGGCAAACTTCTTCACAACGGCCACAGAAAATGCAGCGGCCTAAAAATAATGACCAAGTACGTTCGCCTGTTTCTGGATCGGTACGCATGGTAAGCGCATTAGCAGGACAAGCCATTGTACAGGCTGCACAAACAATACATTGATCAGAGTTCAGTTCTGGTTTACCACGAAAATCAGGATCAACTTCATAGGGTTTAAACGGATATTTAGTGGTAACATCCCCCGCATTTAATACGGTTTTAAGTAATTTAAACATTGTGCGCCCTCTATTTTAATGGTGAATTTTTACGTTCAATGCCGTAGCGTTCGATTTCTTTGTAAGAAACCGTTTGTGCTTTTCGTTTACGTACATCCACCACAGTCACACGGTCAGTACAAGAATAGCAAGGGTCAAGGCTACCAATGATAAGCGGAGCATCTGATACTGTATTGCCACGCAACATATAACGTAAAGTTGGCCAGTTTGCATAAGTTGCTGCACGACAACGCCAGCGATATAATTTTTGGTTATCGCCAAGCATTGACCAGTGAATGTCTTCACCACGCGGTGCTTCCGTGATACCTAAGGCAAAACGTCCTGGAGTGTAATTGAAACCTTCCGTGATAATC
This portion of the Haemophilus haemolyticus genome encodes:
- a CDS encoding NADH-quinone oxidoreductase subunit B family protein gives rise to the protein MNTQIPMPVNGISTPFSVDENIAKMKQTLLKNIQRSAYVYRVDCGGCNGCEIEIFSTITPTFDAERFGIKVVASPRHADILLFTGAVTRAMRTPAMRAYQAAPDPKICISYGACGCGGGIFHDLYCVWGGSDQIVPIDVYIPGCPPTPAATIYGFAMALGLLDQKLKGKQEIADPNAEAKLRFPNIPLDLRVELEREARRLAGYRQGGDIANQFMSMMSEKDQVPFGVRLGEFLEREADPRLSEIVNRLHAISMPFSG
- a CDS encoding formate hydrogenlyase complex iron-sulfur subunit, with translation MFKLLKTVLNAGDVTTKYPFKPYEVDPDFRGKPELNSDQCIVCAACTMACPANALTMRTDPETGERTWSLFLGRCIFCGRCEEVCPTKAIRLSQDFELSVSNKQDLYQETTFTTTICHQCGQPFVSHKELNYAVDLFKQTLDNDELVKHKLAVLNTCPTCKRQNSLEKTADMESNMRVKLALFDHVREIAR